From one Pseudomonas sp. B21-048 genomic stretch:
- the rplB gene encoding 50S ribosomal protein L2, which yields MAIVKCKPTSPGRRFVVKVVNQELHKGAPHAPLLEKKSKTGGRNNNGRITTRHIGGGHKQHYRLVDFRRNDKDGISATVERIEYDPNRTAHIALLLYADGERRYIIAPKGVSAGDQLIAGALAPIKPGNALQLRNIPVGSTVHGIELKPGKGAQIARSAGASAQLIAREGVYVTLRLRSGEMRKVLAECRATLGEVSNSEHSLRSLGKAGAKRWRGVRPTVRGVAMNPVDHPHGGGEGRTSGGRHPVSPWGFPTKGAKTRGNKRTDKMIVRRRK from the coding sequence ATGGCAATCGTTAAATGCAAACCGACTTCCCCTGGCCGCCGTTTTGTGGTCAAGGTGGTCAACCAGGAGCTGCATAAAGGCGCTCCTCACGCACCGCTGCTCGAGAAAAAATCGAAGACTGGTGGTCGTAACAACAATGGTCGCATTACCACTCGTCACATCGGTGGTGGCCATAAGCAGCATTATCGTCTGGTCGATTTCCGTCGCAACGACAAAGATGGCATCTCTGCCACTGTCGAGCGTATTGAATACGATCCAAACCGTACTGCTCACATCGCTCTGCTGCTGTATGCAGATGGCGAGCGTCGCTACATCATCGCCCCTAAAGGCGTAAGTGCTGGTGACCAGCTGATCGCAGGTGCTCTGGCGCCGATCAAGCCGGGCAACGCTCTGCAACTGCGTAACATTCCAGTTGGTAGCACCGTACACGGCATCGAATTGAAGCCAGGTAAAGGCGCGCAAATCGCTCGTTCCGCTGGTGCTTCGGCTCAGCTGATCGCTCGTGAAGGTGTCTACGTGACCCTGCGTCTGCGCTCTGGTGAGATGCGTAAAGTGCTGGCTGAATGCCGCGCGACCTTGGGTGAAGTCTCGAACTCCGAGCACAGCCTGCGTTCGCTGGGTAAAGCTGGTGCCAAACGCTGGCGTGGCGTTCGCCCAACCGTTCGTGGTGTTGCCATGAACCCGGTTGACCACCCACATGGTGGTGGTGAAGGTCGTACCTCTGGTGGTCGTCATCCGGTATCGCCATGGGGCTTCCCGACTAAGGGCGCGAAGACTCGTGGTAATAAGCGTACCGACAAAATGATCGTCCGTCGTCGCAAGTAA
- the rplW gene encoding 50S ribosomal protein L23 codes for MNQERVFKVLLGPHVSEKATVLADKKGQFVFKVATDATKLEIKKAVESLFSVKVERVTTLNVLGKSKRTARGLGKRNDWKKAVISLQPGQDLDFSSSAE; via the coding sequence ATGAACCAGGAACGCGTATTTAAAGTTCTGCTTGGCCCGCACGTTTCCGAGAAGGCTACGGTTCTGGCTGACAAGAAAGGCCAGTTCGTTTTCAAGGTTGCAACTGACGCAACCAAGCTGGAAATCAAGAAGGCCGTCGAAAGCCTGTTCAGCGTGAAAGTAGAGCGTGTTACTACCCTGAATGTTCTGGGTAAGAGCAAGCGCACTGCTCGCGGTCTGGGCAAGCGTAATGACTGGAAGAAGGCAGTTATCTCCCTTCAGCCAGGCCAAGATCTCGATTTCAGCAGCAGTGCTGAGTAA
- the rplD gene encoding 50S ribosomal protein L4, translating to MQLNVNDAQAIEVSELTFGGEFNETLVHQAVVAYMAGGRQGSKQQKTRSDVRGGGKRPWRQKGTGRARAGTIRSPIWRGGGTTFAARPQDHTQKLNKKMYRAAMRSILAELVRTDRLVVVQDFAVDAPKTKDLLNKLTGMGLTDVLIVSEVVDQNLYLAARNLPHVDVRDVQGSDPVSLIAYDKVLITVSAVKKFEELLG from the coding sequence ATGCAATTAAATGTAAATGACGCTCAAGCGATCGAAGTTTCCGAACTGACATTTGGCGGCGAATTCAACGAGACGCTGGTTCACCAAGCAGTCGTGGCCTACATGGCTGGCGGCCGTCAAGGTAGCAAGCAGCAAAAGACCCGTTCCGACGTTCGTGGTGGCGGTAAGCGCCCATGGCGTCAGAAAGGTACTGGCCGTGCTCGTGCCGGTACTATCCGTAGCCCAATCTGGCGTGGCGGCGGTACCACTTTCGCAGCTCGTCCTCAGGATCACACCCAGAAGCTGAACAAGAAGATGTATCGCGCAGCAATGCGTTCCATCCTTGCTGAGCTGGTGCGTACTGATCGTCTGGTTGTGGTTCAGGACTTCGCTGTTGATGCACCGAAGACCAAAGATCTGCTGAACAAACTGACCGGCATGGGCCTGACTGACGTCTTGATCGTGTCTGAAGTGGTTGATCAGAACCTGTACCTGGCTGCTCGCAACCTGCCACACGTTGATGTGCGTGACGTGCAAGGTTCCGATCCAGTTAGTCTGATCGCATACGACAAGGTGTTGATCACCGTGTCGGCCGTGAAGAAATTCGAGGAGCTGCTGGGATGA
- the rplC gene encoding 50S ribosomal protein L3, whose translation MTIGVVGRKCGMTRIFTEEGVSIPVTVIEIEPNRVTQFKTEETDGYRAVQVTVGERRASRVTAAQAGHFAKANVAAGRTVMEFRLEEGEYQAGDLINAEIFAAGQLVDVTGQSKGKGFQGTIKRWNFRGQDNTHGNSVSHRVPGSIGQCQTPGRVFKGKKMSGHMGAERVTVQSLEVVRVDAERNLLLVKGAVPGATGGNLVVRPAAKARG comes from the coding sequence ATGACTATTGGTGTAGTCGGTCGTAAATGCGGTATGACCCGTATTTTCACCGAAGAAGGTGTCTCCATTCCGGTCACGGTCATTGAGATCGAGCCGAATCGCGTCACCCAGTTCAAAACTGAAGAAACCGATGGCTATCGTGCAGTGCAAGTCACTGTCGGCGAGCGTCGTGCTTCGCGTGTTACAGCTGCTCAGGCTGGCCACTTCGCTAAAGCGAACGTTGCCGCTGGTCGTACCGTAATGGAATTCCGCCTTGAAGAAGGCGAGTACCAGGCCGGCGATCTGATCAACGCTGAAATCTTTGCCGCTGGTCAACTGGTTGATGTAACCGGTCAGTCCAAAGGTAAAGGCTTCCAGGGTACGATCAAGCGTTGGAATTTCCGCGGGCAAGATAATACCCACGGTAACTCCGTGTCCCACCGCGTTCCAGGCTCTATCGGCCAGTGCCAGACTCCTGGTCGTGTATTCAAGGGCAAAAAAATGTCCGGTCATATGGGCGCTGAGCGCGTGACCGTGCAGTCCCTCGAAGTAGTGCGCGTGGACGCTGAACGCAATCTGTTGTTGGTCAAGGGCGCTGTTCCTGGCGCTACTGGCGGCAACTTGGTTGTACGTCCAGCAGCCAAGGCTCGCGGTTAA
- the rpsJ gene encoding 30S ribosomal protein S10: MQNQQIRIRLKAFDHRLIDQSTQEIVETAKRTGAQVRGPIPLPTRKERFTVLVSPHVNKDARDQYEIRTHKRVLDIVQPTDKTVDALMKLDLAAGVEVQISLG, from the coding sequence ATGCAAAATCAGCAAATCCGTATCAGGTTGAAGGCTTTTGACCATCGCCTGATCGACCAATCCACCCAGGAAATCGTGGAAACCGCGAAACGTACTGGTGCTCAAGTGCGTGGTCCAATTCCACTGCCTACCCGTAAAGAGCGGTTCACCGTTCTGGTCTCTCCGCACGTCAACAAAGACGCGCGTGACCAGTACGAGATCCGTACTCATAAGCGCGTTCTGGACATCGTCCAGCCAACGGATAAAACCGTTGATGCACTTATGAAGCTTGATCTTGCGGCCGGTGTGGAAGTGCAGATCAGCCTCGGCTAA
- the tuf gene encoding elongation factor Tu has product MAKEKFDRSLPHVNVGTIGHVDHGKTTLTAALTRVCSEVFGSAVVEFDKIDSAPEEKARGITINTAHVEYNSKIRHYAHVDCPGHADYVKNMITGAAQMDGAILVCSAADGPMPQTREHILLSRQVGVPYIVVFLNKADLVDDAELLELVEMEVRDLLSTYDFPGDDTPIIIGSARMALEGKDDNEMGTTAVRKLVETLDSYIPEPVRLTDKPFLMPIEDVFSISGRGTVVTGRIERGIVRVQDPLEIVGLRDTTVSTCTGVEMFRKLLDEGRAGENCGVLLRGTKRDDVERGQVLVKPGSVKPHTKFTAEVYVLSKEEGGRHTPFFKGYRPQFYFRTTDVTGNCELPEGVEMVMPGDNIQMTVTLIKTIAMEDGLRFAIREGGRTVGAGVVAKIIE; this is encoded by the coding sequence GTGGCTAAAGAAAAATTTGATCGTTCCCTTCCGCACGTCAACGTTGGCACTATCGGTCACGTTGACCACGGTAAAACCACTCTGACCGCTGCTCTGACTCGCGTCTGCTCCGAGGTTTTCGGTTCGGCTGTAGTTGAATTCGACAAGATCGACAGCGCGCCAGAAGAAAAAGCTCGTGGTATCACCATCAACACCGCGCACGTCGAGTACAACTCGAAGATCCGTCACTACGCTCACGTTGACTGCCCAGGTCACGCTGACTATGTGAAGAACATGATCACCGGTGCTGCCCAGATGGACGGCGCGATCCTGGTTTGCTCGGCCGCTGATGGTCCGATGCCGCAAACCCGTGAACACATCCTGCTGTCCCGTCAGGTAGGCGTTCCGTACATCGTGGTTTTCCTGAACAAGGCTGACCTGGTAGACGACGCTGAGCTGCTGGAACTGGTTGAGATGGAAGTGCGCGACCTGCTGAGCACTTACGACTTCCCAGGTGATGACACTCCAATCATCATCGGTTCCGCGCGTATGGCGCTGGAAGGCAAAGACGACAACGAAATGGGCACTACTGCCGTTCGTAAACTGGTTGAAACTCTGGACAGCTACATCCCAGAACCAGTACGTCTGACCGACAAGCCATTCCTGATGCCAATCGAAGACGTATTCTCGATCTCTGGTCGCGGTACTGTTGTGACTGGTCGTATCGAGCGCGGTATCGTTCGCGTTCAAGATCCGCTGGAAATCGTTGGTCTGCGTGACACCACCGTTAGCACCTGCACCGGTGTTGAAATGTTCCGCAAGCTGCTCGACGAAGGTCGTGCTGGCGAGAACTGCGGCGTTCTGCTGCGTGGTACCAAGCGTGACGACGTTGAGCGTGGTCAGGTTCTGGTTAAGCCGGGTTCGGTTAAGCCGCACACCAAGTTCACCGCAGAAGTTTACGTTCTGAGCAAGGAAGAAGGCGGTCGTCATACTCCGTTCTTCAAAGGCTACCGTCCACAGTTCTACTTCCGTACTACTGACGTGACTGGTAACTGCGAGCTGCCAGAAGGCGTTGAAATGGTAATGCCAGGTGACAACATTCAGATGACTGTTACCCTGATCAAAACCATCGCGATGGAAGATGGTCTGCGTTTCGCTATTCGTGAAGGCGGTCGTACCGTCGGCGCTGGCGTCGTAGCCAAAATCATCGAGTAA
- the fusA gene encoding elongation factor G gives MARTTPINRYRNIGIVAHVDAGKTTTTERVLFYTGKSHKMGEVHDGAATTDWMVQEQERGITITSAAITAFWQGSEKQHKDQYRFNVIDTPGHVDFTIEVERSLRVLDGAVVVFCGTSGVEPQSETVWRQANKYGVPRLVYVNKMDRAGANFLRVIGQIKQRLGHTPVPIQLAIGSEDNFQGQIDLLSMEAVYWNDADKGMTPRREPIPAELQELADEWRGNMVEAAAEASEELMNKYLEGEELTNAEIKAALRQRTIAGEIVLAVCGSSFKNKGVPLVLDAVIDYLPAPTDIPAIKGTDPDDESKEMERHADDSEPFSALAFKIATDPFVGTLTFVRVYSGVLASGDGVINSVKGKKERVGRMVQMHANAREEIKEVRAGDIAALIGMKDVTTGETLCNADKPIILVRMDFPEPVISVAVEPKTKDDQEKMGIALGKLAQEDPSFRVKTDEETGQTIISGMGELHLDILVDRMRREFNVEANIGKPQVSYRERITKNCEIEGKFVRQSGGRGQFGHCWIRFAPADEGQEGLQFVNEVVGGVVPKEYIPAIQKGIEEQMKNGVVAGYPLIGLKATVFDGSYHDVDSNEMAFKVAASMATKQLAQKGGGELLEPIMAVEVVTPEDYMGDVMGDLNRRRGMILGMEDTVSGKVIRAEVPLGEMFGYATDVRSMSQGRASYSMEFKKYNTAPSHIVETVTKKQG, from the coding sequence ATGGCTCGTACTACACCGATTAACCGCTACCGTAACATTGGTATCGTTGCTCACGTGGATGCTGGTAAAACCACCACCACCGAGCGCGTCCTTTTTTACACTGGCAAAAGTCACAAGATGGGCGAGGTGCATGACGGCGCCGCGACCACAGACTGGATGGTTCAGGAGCAGGAGCGTGGTATTACCATTACTTCTGCTGCCATTACCGCCTTCTGGCAGGGTTCCGAGAAGCAGCACAAGGACCAATACCGCTTTAACGTCATCGACACCCCGGGCCACGTTGACTTCACTATTGAAGTTGAGCGTTCCCTGCGTGTTCTCGATGGCGCGGTCGTTGTGTTCTGCGGCACCTCGGGTGTTGAGCCTCAGTCGGAAACCGTTTGGCGTCAAGCCAACAAATACGGTGTTCCACGTCTTGTTTACGTAAACAAGATGGACCGTGCTGGTGCCAACTTCCTGCGCGTGATCGGTCAGATCAAGCAGCGTCTGGGTCACACTCCGGTGCCAATCCAGTTGGCCATCGGTTCCGAAGACAACTTCCAGGGTCAGATCGACCTGTTGTCCATGGAAGCTGTTTACTGGAACGACGCTGACAAAGGCATGACTCCGCGTCGCGAGCCTATCCCTGCTGAACTGCAGGAACTGGCTGACGAGTGGCGCGGCAACATGGTTGAGGCTGCGGCCGAAGCCAGCGAAGAGCTGATGAACAAATACCTCGAAGGTGAAGAACTCACCAACGCGGAGATCAAGGCGGCTCTGCGTCAGCGTACTATCGCTGGTGAGATCGTTCTGGCTGTTTGCGGTTCTTCCTTCAAGAACAAGGGTGTTCCCCTGGTTCTCGACGCCGTGATCGACTATCTGCCGGCTCCTACCGACATTCCTGCCATCAAGGGTACTGACCCGGATGACGAGAGCAAGGAAATGGAGCGTCACGCAGACGACAGCGAGCCGTTCTCGGCTCTGGCGTTCAAGATCGCTACCGACCCATTCGTGGGTACCTTGACCTTTGTTCGAGTTTACTCGGGCGTGTTGGCCTCCGGCGACGGCGTGATCAACTCGGTCAAAGGCAAGAAAGAGCGCGTGGGTCGTATGGTGCAAATGCACGCAAACGCCCGTGAAGAAATCAAGGAAGTACGCGCTGGTGACATCGCGGCCTTGATCGGCATGAAGGACGTCACCACTGGTGAGACTTTGTGTAACGCTGACAAGCCAATCATTCTGGTTCGCATGGACTTCCCGGAGCCGGTTATTTCGGTTGCCGTTGAGCCAAAGACCAAGGATGACCAGGAAAAAATGGGTATCGCTCTGGGCAAGCTTGCTCAGGAAGACCCGTCTTTCCGCGTCAAAACTGATGAAGAGACTGGTCAAACGATCATCTCCGGCATGGGCGAGCTGCACCTGGACATCCTGGTTGACCGGATGCGCCGTGAGTTCAACGTCGAAGCCAACATCGGTAAGCCTCAGGTTTCCTATCGTGAGCGCATCACGAAGAACTGTGAAATCGAAGGCAAGTTCGTTCGTCAGTCCGGCGGTCGTGGCCAGTTCGGTCACTGCTGGATCCGTTTTGCTCCTGCTGACGAAGGTCAGGAAGGTCTGCAATTCGTGAACGAAGTAGTGGGTGGTGTGGTTCCTAAGGAATACATCCCGGCTATCCAGAAGGGTATCGAAGAGCAGATGAAGAACGGTGTTGTTGCCGGCTATCCGCTGATCGGCCTGAAGGCTACCGTGTTTGATGGTTCCTACCACGACGTCGACTCGAACGAGATGGCGTTTAAGGTGGCTGCTTCCATGGCGACCAAGCAACTGGCCCAAAAGGGCGGTGGTGAGCTGCTTGAGCCGATCATGGCAGTAGAGGTTGTTACGCCTGAAGACTATATGGGTGACGTGATGGGCGACCTTAACCGTCGTCGCGGCATGATTCTGGGTATGGAAGATACGGTCTCCGGTAAGGTGATTCGTGCTGAAGTGCCGTTGGGCGAGATGTTCGGTTATGCGACCGACGTTCGTTCGATGTCCCAGGGTCGCGCAAGCTACTCTATGGAATTCAAAAAATACAATACAGCTCCGTCGCACATCGTCGAAACTGTTACCAAAAAACAAGGCTGA
- the rpsG gene encoding 30S ribosomal protein S7 has product MPRRRVAAKREVLDDPKYGSQILAKFMNHVMESGKKAVAERIVYGALEKVKERKNSDPLEIFEKALDAIAPLVEVKSRRVGGATYQVPVEVRPSRRNALAMRWLVDFARKRGEKSMALRLAGELLDAAEGKGAAVKKREDVHRMAEANKAFSHYRF; this is encoded by the coding sequence ATGCCAAGAAGACGCGTAGCAGCCAAGCGCGAAGTGCTTGACGATCCAAAATACGGCAGCCAGATCCTGGCCAAGTTCATGAACCACGTAATGGAAAGCGGCAAGAAAGCCGTTGCCGAGCGTATCGTTTATGGCGCGCTGGAAAAGGTTAAAGAACGCAAGAACAGCGATCCCCTGGAAATCTTCGAGAAAGCTCTCGACGCCATCGCTCCGCTGGTCGAAGTAAAGTCGCGCCGTGTAGGCGGTGCTACTTACCAGGTTCCGGTCGAAGTTCGTCCGTCCCGTCGTAACGCTCTGGCAATGCGCTGGTTGGTAGACTTCGCCCGCAAGCGCGGCGAGAAGTCTATGGCTCTGCGTTTGGCTGGCGAGCTGTTGGACGCCGCTGAAGGCAAAGGTGCTGCAGTTAAGAAGCGTGAAGACGTGCACCGTATGGCTGAAGCCAACAAGGCTTTCTCGCACTACCGCTTCTAA
- the rpsL gene encoding 30S ribosomal protein S12 gives MATINQLVRQPRKRIVEKSDVPALQNCPQRRGVCTRVYTTTPKKPNSALRKVCRVRLTNGFEVSSYIGGEGHNLQEHSVVLIRGGRVKDLPGVRYHTVRGSLDTSGVKGRNQGRSKYGTKKPK, from the coding sequence ATGGCAACTATCAACCAGCTGGTACGTCAGCCGCGTAAGCGTATCGTCGAGAAATCCGACGTGCCTGCGCTGCAGAACTGCCCGCAACGTCGTGGCGTATGCACCCGTGTGTATACCACCACGCCGAAAAAACCTAACTCGGCACTGCGTAAAGTATGCCGTGTGCGTCTGACCAACGGTTTCGAGGTTTCCTCGTACATCGGCGGTGAAGGCCACAACCTGCAAGAGCACAGCGTGGTACTGATCCGCGGCGGTCGTGTAAAAGACTTGCCAGGTGTTCGTTACCACACCGTACGCGGTTCTTTGGATACTTCCGGCGTTAAAGGTCGTAACCAGGGTCGTTCGAAGTACGGTACCAAGAAGCCTAAGTAG